A stretch of the Acyrthosiphon pisum isolate AL4f chromosome A2, pea_aphid_22Mar2018_4r6ur, whole genome shotgun sequence genome encodes the following:
- the LOC100572308 gene encoding ras-interacting protein RIP3, whose product MGHNIPTSIARRANCPQTPSVTQRNMKSVIVAVLLVVAATVVGASSVRVKKDVGSKNSNEQCVYADVSKTGRKTIVCGDPAPPTLAAVLASQLQRQSTTAEARVPSEKCLDSLHKPKAGPVSVYVQPHQEQPHYEQFHVMHHQVPQVQYVQQQQPLVHYQPTVVYQKPVANVVPYKSPCSQNGGYSDGCFSGGNYFGGSYSGGGYRMADEPYPMAILTRTVDDTDDGLYEDDNMQPMTQNYMEAGPYEDTLARKGFGGSRPRTLAMRPTPLFVPAMVRSVEPYGYEGGPVPEWQPQQRFVSEPEFQFPGPFPQQPLVGRSMAAAVAEGPFDRRQLAFSGYMPVRPETIMSMPDRYNYGGYSRTAGQQQQQIPQQQLQQQQLLQQQLQQQQQQQLQQQQQQQQLQQQQQPPQVVEPVQQLPGGEVDGAMTAVPAKAEPKDLKSAKKITKN is encoded by the coding sequence ATGGGACACAATATACCGACATCGATCGCCAGACGGGCCAATTGTCCGCAAACACCTTCCGTTACCCAACGCAACATGAAGTCCGTTATTGTCGCAGTGTTGCTCGTAGTGGCGGCAACGGTCGTCGGCGCCTCGTCGGTGCGCGTCAAGAAGGACGTCGGGTCGAAGAACAGCAACGAACAGTGCGTGTACGCGGACGTTTCGAAGACGGGCAGGAAGACGATTGTCTGCGGCGATCCGGCACCACCCACGCTGGCCGCCGTCTTGGCCAGTCAGCTACAGCGACAGTCGACGACCGCCGAGGCCAGAGTCCCGTCGGAAAAGTGTCTTGACAGTCTGCACAAACCCAAAGCCGGCCCGGTGTCCGTGTACGTGCAACCACACCAAGAACAGCCGCACTACGAACAGTTTCACGTGATGCACCATCAGGTGCCTCAGGTGCAGTACGTGCAGCAGCAACAGCCTCTGGTTCACTACCAGCCGACGGTCGTCTACCAGAAACCGGTTGCTAATGTGGTACCTTACAAGTCTCCGTGTTCGCAAAACGGTGGTTACTCGGACGGTTGTTTCTCGGGTGGCAATTACTTCGGTGGAAGTTACTCGGGCGGCGGTTACCGCATGGCCGACGAACCATATCCCATGGCGATACTGACGAGGACAGTAGACGATACCGACGACGGCTTATACGAAGATGACAACATGCAACCGATGACGCAGAACTACATGGAGGCGGGACCTTACGAAGACACGTTAGCCCGCAAAGGGTTTGGTGGCAGCCGTCCTAGAACATTAGCGATGCGACCCACGCCGCTGTTCGTTCCAGCGATGGTGAGGTCAGTGGAACCATACGGCTACGAAGGCGGTCCGGTCCCGGAATGGCAGCCGCAGCAGAGGTTCGTATCGGAACCGGAGTTCCAGTTCCCGGGCCCGTTCCCGCAACAACCGTTGGTCGGCCGGTCGATGGCTGCAGCTGTGGCGGAGGGTCCGTTCGACAGGCGGCAGTTGGCATTCAGCGGTTACATGCCCGTAAGGCCCGAGACGATTATGTCGATGCCGGACCGGTACAACTACGGCGGATACTCGAGAACAGCCGGACAACAACAGCAGCAAATACCACAACAACAACTGCAACAGCAGCAACTATTACAACAACAActgcaacaacaacaacaacaacaactgcagcagcagcagcagcagcagcaactacagcaacagcaacaaccCCCGCAGGTCGTCGAACCGGTCCAGCAGTTGCCCGGTGGAGAGGTGGACGGAGCGATGACGGCGGTGCCCGCAAAGGCCGAACCGAAAGATTTGAAATCGGCCAAGAAAATCACGAAAAACTAA